One Methanobacterium sp. genomic region harbors:
- a CDS encoding DUF4013 domain-containing protein — MEENCQNSLNFDATKTTFLPVLILGIIIIVNGISAVAMSLGVTNIDVKLLLVGIGFIIGFFVSGYTLRIIKSSLDGKTELPRFNNWVDMGIGGVKVFLTFIVYSIPAIIIMLILIVSFFESFTLSLENIGSNPLEFLFNPFLSVIWLGIPNIGAYLSDILSFVGPEGISALIGILYMIIITPILLVAIANMAYYGGELKSAFRFHEIFDEITSIGWINLIKWYVVAGIIFLIIFIGINVAISYIFSLIYLDIVGGVLISLIISPFFFMYFARAVALFYMPDEE; from the coding sequence TTGGAAGAAAACTGTCAAAATTCTTTGAATTTTGACGCCACAAAAACTACGTTTTTGCCGGTTTTGATTTTAGGAATTATTATAATAGTTAATGGTATATCTGCTGTTGCTATGTCATTGGGCGTGACAAACATTGATGTAAAATTGCTTTTAGTCGGAATTGGCTTCATAATTGGCTTTTTTGTAAGTGGTTATACGTTAAGAATCATAAAATCATCATTAGATGGTAAGACAGAACTTCCAAGGTTTAACAATTGGGTTGATATGGGTATTGGTGGTGTTAAAGTATTCCTAACATTTATTGTTTATTCGATCCCTGCTATCATAATTATGTTAATTCTGATTGTATCATTCTTTGAATCATTTACATTATCTTTGGAAAATATAGGATCAAACCCATTAGAATTTTTGTTTAACCCTTTTTTATCTGTAATCTGGTTAGGAATCCCGAATATAGGTGCATATTTATCTGATATATTGTCATTTGTAGGGCCCGAAGGAATCTCTGCTCTTATTGGAATTTTGTACATGATCATAATTACTCCAATATTATTAGTTGCAATAGCAAATATGGCATATTATGGAGGTGAACTTAAATCAGCCTTTAGATTCCATGAAATATTCGATGAAATCACAAGTATAGGATGGATTAATCTCATAAAATGGTATGTAGTGGCCGGAATTATTTTTTTAATCATATTCATTGGTATAAATGTGGCTATAAGTTATATTTTCAGTTTAATATACCTTGATATTGTTGGGGGAGTTTTAATTTCATTAATTATTTCTCCATTCTTCTTCATGTATTTCGCAAGAGCAGTGGCTTTATTTTACATGCCTGATGAAGAATAA
- a CDS encoding cyclic 2,3-diphosphoglycerate synthase: MKGLRKMICLVDGEHYLPVTKSALDLLDSLEHNEIVAVIFIGGTEKLREASEEGISEKLERPVHFGEDHHKIPYKLIGEMIEKYDADIIMDLSDEPIVDYSKRFKLATVALERGIPYEGPDFKFDPITEHDVLKKPSLKILGTGKRIGKTAVSAYAARLIHNRKYNPCIVAMGRGGPEKPEIVRGDLIKITPEYLMEQSDKGVHAASDHWEDALMSRILTIGCRRCGGGMVGDVFITNMKRGAELANDVDADFIIMEGSGAAIPPIKTNRHIVLVGANQPIQNLEEYFGPFRIKLADLIIITMCEEPMSSPEKVKRIEKFIKDINPKAEIISTVFRPKPLEDIKDKNILFATTAPDSIKDVLVTYLEENYGCKVVGTTSHLSNRPLLQKDIEKYIDDADIMLTELKAAAVDVATKDALNAGLGVVYCDNIPMVCGGEAEQKELQDAIINIVEKSITDSKANGG, from the coding sequence ATGAAAGGTTTAAGGAAGATGATATGTTTAGTGGATGGTGAACATTATTTACCTGTTACAAAGTCTGCTCTAGATTTACTAGATAGTTTAGAGCACAATGAGATTGTTGCTGTTATTTTTATTGGTGGAACTGAAAAATTAAGGGAAGCCTCTGAAGAAGGAATCTCTGAAAAGTTAGAACGACCTGTTCATTTTGGTGAAGATCATCACAAAATTCCCTATAAATTAATAGGGGAAATGATCGAAAAATATGATGCTGACATTATTATGGATTTAAGTGATGAACCAATAGTTGATTATTCAAAACGTTTTAAACTTGCAACTGTTGCACTTGAAAGAGGGATTCCATACGAAGGACCTGATTTTAAATTTGACCCCATCACTGAGCATGATGTTTTAAAAAAACCATCGCTTAAAATACTGGGTACTGGTAAAAGGATCGGTAAAACAGCAGTTTCAGCATATGCCGCTCGATTAATCCATAATAGGAAATATAACCCATGTATCGTTGCTATGGGTAGAGGCGGGCCAGAAAAACCTGAAATTGTTCGCGGTGATTTAATAAAGATAACTCCAGAGTATCTAATGGAACAATCAGATAAAGGAGTGCATGCTGCTTCTGATCACTGGGAAGATGCCCTCATGAGTCGAATTTTAACCATTGGATGTAGAAGATGCGGCGGCGGAATGGTTGGAGATGTTTTTATAACCAACATGAAAAGGGGTGCAGAACTTGCAAATGATGTTGATGCTGATTTTATAATAATGGAAGGAAGTGGAGCTGCCATACCCCCTATTAAAACCAACCGTCATATTGTATTGGTGGGTGCCAATCAGCCAATTCAAAATCTGGAAGAATATTTCGGACCATTTAGAATAAAATTAGCAGATTTAATAATCATCACCATGTGTGAAGAACCAATGTCCAGTCCTGAGAAGGTTAAAAGGATTGAAAAATTCATAAAAGATATAAACCCAAAGGCTGAAATTATCTCAACTGTTTTTAGGCCAAAGCCGCTGGAAGATATAAAGGACAAAAACATTCTTTTTGCTACAACAGCTCCTGATTCTATAAAGGATGTGTTGGTAACTTATCTTGAAGAAAACTACGGCTGTAAAGTGGTAGGGACTACTTCCCACCTTTCAAACAGGCCGTTGCTCCAAAAAGATATTGAAAAATATATAGATGACGCAGACATAATGCTCACCGAACTTAAAGCTGCGGCAGTAGATGTTGCAACAAAGGACGCCCTCAATGCAGGATTAGGTGTTGTATACTGTGATAATATACCTATGGTTTGCGGAGGAGAAGCAGAGCAGAAAGAGCTTCAAGATGCAATAATAAATATTGTAGAAAAATCAATCACTGATTCTAAAGCAAATGGGGGATAA
- a CDS encoding universal stress protein: protein MYKKILLPIDGSECAERAGGHAIWTSNVSGADIVVLYVVDTYFLRSAYLPNFRGELYDSLQNEGETVVERFRKKLEESQCEGLCKGVKLKTEVTGGKPYEEILDTIRRESIDLVFMGSTGKHGCQKSSTFEGLNRTLFGSTTDRVLRSAKVPVVVVP from the coding sequence ATGTACAAGAAAATATTACTGCCAATAGATGGATCTGAATGTGCAGAAAGGGCAGGAGGACACGCAATATGGACTTCCAATGTAAGTGGCGCTGATATTGTTGTTTTATATGTTGTTGACACTTATTTCCTGCGGTCAGCATATCTGCCAAATTTTAGAGGAGAATTATATGATAGTTTACAGAATGAAGGAGAAACGGTAGTAGAACGTTTTAGGAAAAAACTGGAAGAAAGTCAATGTGAAGGTTTATGTAAAGGGGTTAAATTAAAAACTGAAGTCACTGGTGGAAAACCGTATGAAGAAATTCTCGATACTATCAGGAGGGAAAGTATTGATTTAGTATTTATGGGTTCTACTGGTAAGCACGGCTGTCAAAAATCATCGACTTTTGAAGGTCTAAATCGAACTTTATTTGGAAGTACCACAGATAGGGTACTGAGATCAGCAAAAGTTCCAGTTGTTGTAGTTCCCTAA
- the rpiA gene encoding ribose-5-phosphate isomerase RpiA, producing the protein MELKRNVGYAAAKLVEDGNIVGLGTGSTTLYFIEKLGKRIIEEELEILGIPTSYQSFLLAKENGIPVTTLEEHSIDIAVDGADEVDISLNLIKGGGAAHTMEKIVDSAADKFIVIVDDSKVVDKLGAFPVPVEVIPQACRTVSDHVKQFGGVPTLRMGQRKGGPVITDNGNFVLDVKFESIEDPAYLEKELNYIPGVVENGIFFGVTDEVLVGSSEGIKSLKK; encoded by the coding sequence ATGGAACTTAAACGAAATGTAGGATATGCTGCTGCAAAATTAGTTGAAGATGGAAATATAGTGGGACTTGGAACTGGATCCACTACTCTTTATTTTATAGAAAAGCTTGGAAAAAGGATCATAGAGGAAGAACTTGAAATATTAGGTATTCCAACATCGTACCAATCTTTTTTACTTGCAAAGGAAAATGGAATTCCTGTAACCACCCTTGAAGAACATTCAATTGACATTGCAGTTGATGGTGCAGATGAAGTTGACATCAGTTTAAATCTGATAAAAGGCGGCGGAGCAGCTCATACAATGGAAAAAATCGTTGACAGCGCTGCAGATAAATTTATAGTTATTGTAGATGATTCTAAAGTGGTCGATAAACTTGGAGCATTCCCCGTACCTGTTGAAGTCATTCCACAAGCTTGCAGAACAGTCAGTGATCATGTAAAGCAGTTTGGAGGAGTCCCTACCCTGCGAATGGGTCAAAGAAAAGGTGGGCCGGTTATAACCGATAACGGTAATTTTGTCCTTGACGTTAAGTTTGAAAGTATTGAAGATCCTGCATATCTTGAAAAAGAGCTTAATTATATCCCTGGAGTTGTAGAAAATGGAATATTTTTTGGAGTAACAGATGAAGTTCTTGTAGGGTCATCTGAAGGGATTAAGTCACTGAAAAAATAA
- the hisD gene encoding histidinol dehydrogenase has protein sequence MEIVKLKSAEKNKLINRSQIDAESVIEIVSDILHNVRKDGDSSLKFYTEKFDNVKLDDLKVSEAEIKESYDKVDAKIVDALKKAAKNIKKFHKSQIPEEWFEEVDNGITAGQIIRPIEIVGCYVPGGRAVYPSSVLMTIIPAKIAGVNKVICCTPPMPDGSVNEAVLVAADIAGADEIYKIGGAQSIAAMAFGTLSVPKVDKIVGPGNIFVTAAKKLVYGDVDIDFPAGPSEVLIIADETANAEFIAYDMMAQAEHDPNAACALVTTSENIANNVNANILEKIKYMQRSKIIEESLEKYGKIIIADSLSDAVEFANDYAPEHLIIMTEDPEDVLKDIKNAGSIFLGELTPVAAGDYGSGTNHVLPTSKCARMYSGLSVDSFIKKPTVQRLSKEGVLNLKDVVITLAEHEGLFAHAESFKKRLSED, from the coding sequence ATGGAGATAGTGAAACTTAAAAGCGCAGAGAAAAATAAACTCATTAATCGCTCGCAAATCGATGCAGAAAGCGTGATTGAAATTGTAAGCGACATACTTCATAATGTCCGGAAGGACGGAGATAGCTCTTTAAAATTTTATACTGAAAAGTTCGATAACGTTAAATTAGATGATCTTAAAGTCAGTGAAGCGGAAATCAAAGAGAGTTATGACAAAGTAGATGCTAAAATAGTAGATGCATTAAAAAAGGCTGCTAAAAACATTAAAAAATTTCATAAATCCCAAATTCCAGAAGAATGGTTTGAAGAAGTTGATAATGGAATTACTGCAGGCCAGATAATTCGGCCAATTGAAATTGTAGGTTGTTACGTTCCGGGGGGACGTGCTGTTTACCCTTCATCAGTTTTAATGACAATCATTCCTGCAAAAATTGCAGGTGTTAATAAGGTAATCTGCTGCACACCTCCAATGCCTGACGGCAGTGTAAATGAAGCTGTACTTGTTGCAGCAGATATAGCCGGTGCAGATGAAATTTATAAAATAGGTGGGGCTCAATCCATAGCTGCCATGGCATTTGGTACTCTAAGCGTCCCTAAAGTTGATAAGATAGTAGGTCCAGGAAATATATTCGTTACAGCTGCAAAAAAATTAGTATACGGTGATGTAGACATAGATTTCCCTGCAGGACCATCAGAAGTACTTATAATAGCTGATGAAACCGCTAATGCAGAATTTATTGCTTATGATATGATGGCTCAAGCTGAACACGACCCTAACGCGGCATGTGCACTTGTTACAACATCAGAAAATATTGCAAATAATGTAAATGCTAATATTTTAGAAAAAATTAAATACATGCAAAGAAGTAAAATAATAGAGGAATCCCTTGAAAAGTATGGTAAAATAATAATTGCTGATTCTCTAAGTGACGCTGTGGAGTTTGCAAACGATTATGCTCCAGAACACCTGATCATTATGACAGAAGACCCTGAAGATGTCCTAAAAGACATCAAAAATGCAGGTTCTATATTTTTAGGAGAGTTAACTCCAGTTGCAGCTGGAGACTATGGCTCTGGAACAAATCATGTTCTTCCAACTTCAAAATGTGCAAGAATGTATTCTGGGCTTTCGGTGGATTCATTTATTAAAAAACCGACAGTGCAGCGGCTTTCAAAGGAAGGGGTCCTCAACTTAAAGGATGTTGTTATAACTCTTGCAGAACATGAAGGACTTTTTGCCCATGCTGAATCATTTAAAAAGCGATTAAGTGAGGATTGA
- a CDS encoding UPF0179 family protein, with translation MITLIGKTLAEEGLKFMHYGASAECEACRFKSTCIDSLEEGRMYVVTEVKDTEHPCPIHDSGKVKVVEVERADIEALVDTKKAFEGSMLTFEFPECDKECTMRELCFPEGLYADDKCKIIKSLGKPANECINGLKLSLVLLK, from the coding sequence ATGATAACGCTCATTGGAAAAACTCTTGCAGAAGAGGGGCTTAAATTCATGCATTATGGAGCTTCTGCAGAATGTGAAGCGTGTAGATTTAAAAGTACATGCATTGATTCTTTAGAAGAAGGAAGAATGTATGTAGTAACGGAGGTAAAAGACACAGAACACCCCTGTCCTATACATGATAGTGGAAAAGTTAAAGTTGTTGAGGTGGAAAGAGCAGATATTGAAGCACTTGTCGATACTAAAAAAGCATTTGAAGGGTCTATGCTTACCTTTGAATTTCCCGAATGCGATAAAGAATGTACAATGAGGGAATTATGTTTTCCAGAAGGTTTATATGCGGACGACAAGTGTAAAATAATCAAATCTCTTGGGAAACCTGCTAATGAATGTATAAATGGATTAAAACTTAGTTTAGTGCTTTTAAAATAA
- the aspS gene encoding aspartate--tRNA(Asn) ligase: MTDSLGDWRRTHYSKRISPELSGEEVTVMGWIHEIRDLGGIIFVLLRDRDGLIQITAPSKKITKELLEEIRKLRRESVIAVKGTVQDSSKAPGGFEIIPAEVKLLNESKLPLPLDTTEKVHAEIDTRLDSRYVDLRRASVSAIFKIKSRMLHSVRSFFEEGEFIEINTPKLGASATEGGTELFPITYFEREAFLSQSPQLYKQMMMASGLDKVYEIAQIFRAEEHDTLRHLNEAISIDAEASFCNHEDMMNVLEGLVRTAIKNVREQCEDELKILGVDLEVPEAPFERVDYDDVVDIVNSKGVNMKYGEDLSRAAEKAIGEKMDDYYFITGWPTDIKPFYVMPDSENPEKSCAFDLMYKDLEISSGAQRLHMHDMLVERIKKQGLNPASFERYLAAFEYGMPPHAGWGLGAERFTMCITGAKNVRETVLFPRDRRRLTP; this comes from the coding sequence TTGACAGACTCATTGGGAGATTGGAGAAGAACTCATTATTCAAAAAGAATAAGCCCTGAACTAAGCGGAGAAGAAGTTACAGTTATGGGTTGGATTCATGAAATAAGAGACCTTGGAGGAATAATATTTGTCCTTCTAAGAGATAGGGATGGACTTATTCAAATTACTGCCCCAAGTAAAAAAATTACAAAGGAACTACTTGAAGAGATAAGAAAATTGAGGAGAGAATCAGTAATAGCAGTTAAGGGAACTGTGCAGGATTCTTCAAAAGCGCCAGGCGGCTTTGAAATTATTCCTGCTGAAGTTAAATTACTCAACGAATCTAAATTACCTCTTCCACTGGACACAACAGAAAAAGTACATGCAGAAATAGATACACGTCTTGATTCAAGATATGTAGATCTCAGGAGAGCATCTGTAAGTGCTATATTTAAAATAAAAAGCAGAATGCTTCATTCTGTCAGGTCTTTCTTTGAAGAAGGGGAATTTATAGAAATAAACACTCCAAAACTTGGTGCATCTGCAACTGAAGGAGGAACAGAACTTTTCCCAATAACATACTTTGAAAGAGAGGCATTCCTCAGTCAAAGCCCTCAACTTTACAAACAGATGATGATGGCTTCCGGACTGGACAAAGTATACGAAATAGCACAGATATTTAGGGCTGAAGAACACGATACTTTAAGGCATTTAAACGAAGCTATTTCTATAGATGCAGAAGCATCTTTCTGTAATCATGAAGATATGATGAATGTTCTGGAAGGACTCGTACGCACAGCAATTAAAAATGTTAGAGAGCAGTGCGAAGATGAACTTAAAATTTTAGGAGTAGATCTGGAGGTACCAGAAGCTCCATTTGAAAGGGTCGATTATGACGATGTTGTTGACATCGTAAATTCCAAGGGTGTCAACATGAAGTATGGTGAAGACCTATCTCGAGCAGCTGAAAAAGCAATTGGGGAAAAAATGGATGACTACTACTTCATAACTGGATGGCCAACTGATATAAAACCATTTTATGTAATGCCTGACAGTGAAAACCCAGAAAAAAGCTGTGCATTTGACCTGATGTATAAAGACCTTGAAATATCATCTGGTGCCCAGAGGCTCCACATGCATGATATGTTAGTCGAAAGGATTAAAAAACAGGGTTTAAACCCAGCTTCATTTGAAAGGTACCTTGCAGCATTTGAATATGGAATGCCGCCACATGCCGGTTGGGGATTAGGTGCTGAAAGGTTTACAATGTGTATCACTGGAGCTAAAAACGTTAGGGAAACTGTTTTATTCCCAAGGGATAGGCGAAGGTTAACTCCTTAA
- a CDS encoding NAD(P)/FAD-dependent oxidoreductase, protein MKLYDIVVVGAGPAGMMAAIRAGQLGKNVMLIEKNDTIGEKLKITGSSRCNITNTASLDTFVEKFGKKGAFFRSAFAALSNRRLMSFFEAKGLKFKIEESGRVFPVTDKSRSVIKVLKEYLSQSRVKINYNTQLVRIKKKKDYFSLDLGNDNYMATKKVILATGGSSYPATGSTGDGFEVAQKVGHKVTPLRPGIVPLKVAETYVKELQGISIENARLTFKYGKRKLVSDTGNMIFTHFGISGPLVLDLSSQIVQILEKNETVNLFIDLKPEMTDQELQRKIMDEFENRSKTEFKNLMKLFMPNRMISIVAGVLDIDPKKKVNQIKKGERNGVVNLLKAFPLTVTGSLSIEKAMVTCGGVSRKEIDPQTMESKVVNGIYFAGEIIDFCAPSGGYNLQEAFSTGYLAGEMAANSLDN, encoded by the coding sequence ATGAAACTTTATGATATAGTGGTAGTGGGTGCAGGGCCTGCTGGAATGATGGCAGCAATAAGGGCCGGACAGCTTGGCAAAAATGTGATGTTAATAGAAAAAAACGATACCATAGGTGAAAAACTTAAAATTACAGGCAGCAGCAGGTGTAATATTACAAATACTGCATCGTTAGATACATTTGTGGAAAAATTTGGTAAAAAAGGTGCTTTTTTTAGATCAGCTTTTGCTGCTCTTTCTAACAGGAGACTGATGTCATTTTTTGAGGCAAAGGGGCTTAAATTTAAAATTGAAGAAAGTGGAAGAGTTTTTCCAGTCACAGACAAATCAAGGTCAGTTATAAAAGTCTTAAAGGAATACCTATCACAAAGTAGAGTTAAAATAAACTACAACACCCAGCTTGTAAGAATTAAAAAGAAGAAAGACTATTTCAGTCTGGATCTAGGAAATGATAATTACATGGCCACAAAAAAAGTTATACTGGCTACTGGGGGTAGTTCATATCCAGCAACAGGTTCTACGGGGGATGGATTTGAGGTTGCCCAGAAAGTGGGCCATAAAGTTACACCTCTCAGGCCGGGAATTGTACCGTTAAAAGTCGCTGAAACTTATGTCAAAGAACTGCAGGGCATATCCATTGAAAATGCACGGCTTACTTTTAAGTATGGGAAGAGAAAACTGGTTTCAGACACTGGAAATATGATTTTCACACACTTTGGAATATCAGGACCTTTAGTTTTAGATTTAAGCAGTCAAATAGTTCAAATTCTTGAGAAAAATGAAACAGTGAACCTCTTTATTGATCTTAAGCCTGAGATGACAGATCAGGAACTTCAGAGAAAAATAATGGATGAGTTTGAAAACCGGAGCAAAACTGAGTTTAAAAACCTTATGAAACTTTTCATGCCGAACCGGATGATTTCAATAGTTGCAGGGGTATTAGATATAGATCCAAAGAAAAAAGTGAACCAGATTAAAAAAGGGGAAAGAAATGGGGTTGTAAACTTGCTCAAGGCATTTCCTTTAACAGTAACAGGATCGCTTTCCATTGAAAAGGCTATGGTTACCTGTGGTGGAGTATCAAGAAAAGAAATCGATCCCCAGACAATGGAATCAAAAGTAGTAAATGGTATCTATTTTGCAGGAGAAATTATAGACTTCTGCGCCCCAAGTGGAGGATATAACTTACAGGAAGCATTTTCAACAGGATATCTTGCAGGTGAGATGGCTGCAAATAGTTTAGATAATTAA
- a CDS encoding UPF0058 family protein — protein sequence MYKDELIQLHQFLVYVLKSLEDENEVKEECEEYFRLNISPHHIHRTKAEHKYAIFVLSESISELIAKKNNSAAPSNIANGLSELAKRSKKELIRMHEDNALKYQKDKKMEMI from the coding sequence ATGTATAAAGACGAACTTATACAACTACATCAGTTTTTGGTATATGTTTTAAAAAGTTTAGAAGATGAAAACGAAGTTAAAGAGGAATGCGAGGAATATTTCCGCCTTAACATAAGTCCACACCACATCCACCGAACAAAAGCAGAACACAAATATGCAATTTTTGTATTATCTGAATCTATTTCTGAATTAATAGCTAAGAAAAATAATAGTGCAGCACCATCAAATATTGCAAATGGTTTATCCGAACTAGCAAAGAGGTCCAAAAAAGAGTTAATTCGGATGCATGAGGACAATGCACTTAAATATCAGAAAGACAAGAAAATGGAAATGATTTAG
- a CDS encoding STT3 domain-containing protein — MNTKILLSKAKPIIIIVLLFILAFSLRADAVNINGVPQNYTSLFEDSNGLPYFSEMDSYYNYRMTQDYLDHGHVGDTVINGTNWDLHSAYPDGRSATSNVLIVYVTAFAYKLANLFGNVPLNEVCIWVAPFIASLAVIPAYLFVRRLSNDYGGIVAGILVGLAPAYFMHTFAGFFDTDMFNMIFPIMIVGFFIMSILTKEIKTRSIYAVLSAISLLVYSIAWEGWWYLFYLIIGVAVLYILVSNYLLKMKTIKPFKEYPDKVKWFMDQRALFALVVFAVLGSILMSIYWGPSGFISSLTGSISFSQLQATVTGSSYPNIYVSVGELHVPDISSVVSEVGGIVPFVLGILVVPLLIWKLKPEGTKKENNDVQNVPKRKSKPRRKAKKTKAEVTQKEVKKSSIITDPQILETKKNYLLYAVLFAVWLVGTGLMLKQGSRFIEQFALPIALGTGLFVGLIIPYIKKHIQNVKYCTLAVIIIIAAVAYSPVYGAYATANSVVPGTDDSMYNSLTWIGNNTSNNTVLTSWWDFGHMFTAVADRPVTFDGGSQNTPRAYWVGKALLTNNENLSAGILRMLTSSGDKGYSTVENYTGNTSKSVEILDKILPVDKSAAQTILTSQYNFTTEQAQNVLQYTHPSNPAPHELILSTDMVGKAGVWSGFGNWDFQNNTAQGYSYYAGQGVTQQVNGTTVVGTALSNTSAIVAQINGTQIAAGLQYQQNNQTQVMEPHKLIVVQNGSVKLNQVVSNDSQFSILLINQNNTYIMVIMNKELEDSMFTKMFFENGAGLSQFKLVHSEGGALDPYGTQVWNVSS; from the coding sequence ATGAATACAAAAATACTATTATCTAAAGCTAAACCTATAATAATTATAGTTTTATTGTTTATTCTGGCATTTAGCCTAAGGGCTGATGCAGTTAATATAAATGGAGTGCCTCAAAATTATACTTCACTGTTTGAAGATTCCAACGGGCTTCCATACTTCAGTGAAATGGACTCCTACTACAATTACAGGATGACCCAAGATTATCTTGACCACGGTCATGTAGGGGATACCGTAATAAATGGTACCAATTGGGACCTGCATTCTGCCTACCCCGACGGCAGATCAGCGACATCCAACGTGTTAATCGTTTATGTCACTGCATTTGCATATAAACTAGCGAATTTATTTGGAAATGTACCCTTAAACGAAGTTTGTATATGGGTAGCTCCATTTATAGCTTCACTTGCAGTTATTCCAGCTTACCTCTTCGTGAGAAGATTAAGCAATGATTATGGAGGAATAGTTGCGGGAATCTTAGTTGGTCTAGCACCTGCATATTTCATGCACACATTTGCCGGATTCTTTGATACAGATATGTTTAACATGATCTTCCCAATTATGATCGTGGGATTCTTCATCATGAGCATTCTTACAAAAGAAATCAAGACTAGATCAATCTATGCAGTCTTATCCGCCATTTCTTTGCTTGTTTATTCCATAGCATGGGAAGGCTGGTGGTACCTGTTCTACCTGATAATTGGTGTGGCAGTTCTGTACATTTTAGTTTCAAACTACCTATTAAAAATGAAAACCATTAAACCATTTAAAGAATATCCTGACAAAGTTAAATGGTTTATGGACCAGCGTGCGCTCTTTGCACTGGTTGTGTTTGCAGTTTTAGGCTCTATTTTGATGAGCATTTACTGGGGACCTTCAGGATTTATAAGCTCTTTAACTGGATCTATTAGTTTTTCACAGTTACAAGCTACTGTCACAGGTTCTTCCTATCCTAATATCTACGTATCAGTTGGAGAACTCCATGTACCTGACATATCTTCAGTTGTAAGTGAAGTTGGAGGAATTGTACCATTTGTGCTTGGTATTTTAGTTGTTCCACTGCTAATATGGAAATTAAAACCAGAAGGAACTAAAAAAGAAAATAATGATGTGCAGAATGTACCAAAGAGGAAAAGTAAGCCTAGAAGAAAAGCCAAAAAAACTAAAGCAGAAGTTACTCAAAAAGAAGTTAAAAAAAGCAGTATCATTACAGATCCTCAGATACTGGAAACCAAAAAGAATTACTTATTATACGCAGTTTTATTTGCAGTATGGCTTGTAGGTACTGGCCTTATGTTAAAACAGGGGTCACGATTCATTGAACAATTCGCCCTCCCAATAGCATTAGGAACAGGGCTATTTGTAGGTTTAATCATACCTTACATCAAAAAACATATACAGAATGTTAAATACTGCACACTGGCAGTTATAATCATAATTGCAGCTGTAGCATATTCCCCAGTATATGGAGCATACGCCACAGCAAATTCAGTAGTTCCAGGTACAGATGATTCAATGTACAACTCATTAACTTGGATTGGAAACAACACATCGAATAATACCGTCTTAACTTCATGGTGGGACTTCGGCCACATGTTTACTGCAGTGGCAGATAGACCAGTTACATTCGACGGTGGATCTCAAAACACACCGCGTGCTTACTGGGTTGGAAAGGCACTGCTAACAAATAATGAGAATTTATCTGCAGGAATACTCAGAATGCTGACTTCAAGCGGCGATAAAGGTTATTCAACTGTTGAAAATTATACAGGAAATACAAGTAAAAGTGTAGAAATACTGGATAAAATTTTACCAGTTGACAAAAGCGCTGCTCAAACCATATTAACAAGCCAGTATAATTTCACCACAGAGCAGGCCCAAAATGTGTTACAATATACACATCCATCCAATCCAGCCCCACACGAACTTATATTAAGTACAGACATGGTTGGTAAAGCAGGAGTTTGGTCCGGATTTGGAAACTGGGATTTCCAAAATAACACCGCACAGGGTTACAGCTATTATGCAGGACAGGGAGTTACCCAGCAGGTTAACGGTACAACCGTTGTTGGAACTGCACTTTCAAATACATCTGCTATTGTTGCACAGATAAATGGAACCCAAATAGCTGCAGGCCTTCAGTACCAGCAAAATAACCAAACCCAGGTAATGGAACCTCACAAGTTAATTGTGGTCCAAAACGGCAGCGTAAAACTGAACCAGGTAGTTTCCAATGACAGTCAGTTCAGTATACTCCTTATAAACCAGAATAACACGTATATTATGGTTATAATGAACAAAGAACTGGAAGATTCCATGTTCACAAAGATGTTCTTTGAAAATGGTGCAGGTTTAAGCCAGTTTAAACTTGTACATTCAGAAGGAGGAGCACTGGACCCATACGGAACCCAGGTTTGGAACGTAAGTTCATAG